The proteins below come from a single Aegilops tauschii subsp. strangulata cultivar AL8/78 chromosome 6, Aet v6.0, whole genome shotgun sequence genomic window:
- the LOC109775299 gene encoding uncharacterized protein, which yields MEASEEEGEDVVVGQMPTFMVPKHINKRALKNKALSVSLDKKALKDFVTGFHKRKKKRRKEAQRITQEKDRRKRIEARKKRKQEKEIALYGKVVSSENADGEDGDGDGMDAAAPEIKTYEDGGTRITVVTSEITHGEEDDQKSVSRSYAKETCGVVSAKKQPSLGVKKKPPPKRQFSKSKKTKKVDTSRRKNKGKH from the exons ATGGAAGCGTCGGAGGAGGAAGGGGAGGATGTGGTGGTGGGGCAGATGCCAACGTTCATGGTCCCAAAGCACATCAATAAGCGCGCCCTGAAGAACAAGGCCCTCTCCGTCTCCCTCGACAAGAAAGCCCTCAA GGATTTCGTGACTGGGTTTCAcaagagaaagaagaagaggagaaaggAGGCGCAGAGGATTACGCAGGAGAAGGACAGACGGAAGCGAATCGAGGCACGCAAGAAG AGAAAGCAAGAGAAAGAGATTGCTCTATACGGTAAAGTCGTGTCATCAGAAAATGCGGATGGTGAAGACGGTGATGGTGATGGGATGGATGCAGCTGCGCctg AAATCAAGACATATGAAGATGGCGGGACTAGAATAACAGTAGTCACCAGTGAAATTACTCATGGAGAGGAGGATGACCAGAAATCCGTGTCAAGGAGCTATGCTAAGGAGACTTGCGGTGTGGTTAGTGCCAAGAAGCAGCCCAGTTTAGGCGTGAAGAAGAAGCCGCCACCAAAGAGGCAATTCAGCAAAAGCAAGAAGACTAAGAAGGTTGACACGAGTAGACGGAAGAACAAAGGAAAGCATTGA